A genome region from Gopherus flavomarginatus isolate rGopFla2 chromosome 9, rGopFla2.mat.asm, whole genome shotgun sequence includes the following:
- the LOC127057681 gene encoding BTB/POZ domain-containing protein 1 isoform X2, which produces MAAAGGSGGPPEAAPAALQREPVYNWQATKGSLQERFAFLFTNELLSDVRFVVGKGGPRQPGGGGPPGPGQQRIPAHRFLLAAGSAVFDAMFNGGMATTSAEIELPDVEPAAFLALLRFLYSDEVQIGPETVMTTLYTAKKYAVPALEAHCVEFLTKHLRADNAFMLLTQARLFDEPQLASLCLDTIDKSTMDAISAEGFTDIDIDTLCAVLERDTLSIRESRLFGAVVRWAEAECQRQQLPVTSGNKQKVLGKALSLIRFPLMTIEEFAAGPAQSGILSDREVVNLFLHFTVNPKPRVDYIDRPRCCLRGKECSINRFQQVESRWGYSGTSDRIRFTVNRRISIVGFGLYGSIHGPTDYQVNIQKNLLPTFTGL; this is translated from the exons ATGGCGGCGGCGGGGGGCTCAGGCGGGCCCCCGGAGGCGGCCCCCGCGGCGCTGCAGCGGGAGCCCGTGTATAACTGGCAGGCCACCAAGGGCTCGCTGCAGGAGCGCTTCGCCTTCCTCTTCACCAACGAGCTGCTCAGCGACGTGCGCTTCGTGGTGGGCAAGGGCGGCCCGCGGCAgcctggcggcggggggccccccggGCCCGGCCAGCAGCGCATCCCCGCCCACCGCTTCTTGCTGGCCGCCGGCAGCGCCGTCTTCGACGCCATGTTCAACGGTGGCATGGCCACCACCTCGGCCGAGATCGAGCTGCCCGACGTAGAGCCCGCCGCCTTCCTGGCGCTGCTCAG GTTTCTTTATTCAGATGAAGTTCAGATTGGTCCTGAAACAGTTATGACTACTCTCTACACTGCCAAGAAGTATGCAGTCCCAGCCCTGGAAGCACATTGTGTGGAATTTCTCACTAAACACCTTAGAGCAGATAATGCCTTTATGCTTCTTACCCAG GCTCGATTATTTGATGAACCTCAGCTTGCTAGTCTTTGTCTTGACACTATAGACAAAAGTACAATGGATGCAATAAGTGCAGAAGGTTTTACTGATATTGACATAG acacaCTGTGTGCAGTACTAGAAAGAGACACACTTAGTATTCGAGAAAGTAGACTCTTTGGAGCTGTTGTTCGCTGGGCAGAAGCAGAGTGTCAAAGACAGCAGCTGCCTGTGACGTCAGGAAACAAACAGAAAGTGCTTGGAAAAGCTCTATCTCTAATCCGTTTTCCACTAATGACTATTGAAGAGTTTGCAGCAG gtcctgctcagtctggaatttTGTCAGATCGGGAAGTGGTAAATCTCTTTTTGCATTTTACGGTCAATCCTAAACCTAGAGTTGATTATATTGACCGACCGAGATGCTGCCTCAGAGGAAAAGAATGCAGCATAAACAGGTTCCAGCAAGTGGAGAGCCGTTGGGGGTACAGCGGAACAAGTGACCGAATCAG GTTCACAGTTAATAGAAGAATTTCCATAGTGGGATTTGGATTGTATGGATCTATTCATGGACCCACAGATTATCAAGTCAATATACAG AAGAATCTACTTCCAACattcactggactataa